Proteins from a genomic interval of Stenotrophomonas maltophilia:
- a CDS encoding integration host factor subunit beta, which produces MTKSELIEILARRQAHLKADDVDLAVKSLLEMMGGSLSAGDRIEIRGFGSFSLHYRPPRLGRNPKTGESVALPGKHVPHFKPGKELRERVSSVLPLDADPA; this is translated from the coding sequence ATGACCAAATCCGAACTGATCGAAATCCTTGCGCGCCGCCAGGCGCACCTGAAGGCCGATGATGTCGATCTGGCGGTGAAGTCGTTGCTGGAAATGATGGGCGGTTCGCTGTCCGCCGGGGATCGCATCGAAATCCGTGGTTTTGGCAGCTTCTCGCTGCACTATCGTCCGCCGCGCCTGGGTCGCAACCCGAAGACCGGCGAATCGGTTGCCCTGCCGGGCAAGCACGTCCCCCATTTCAAGCCGGGCAAGGAACTGCGCGAGCGGGTCAGCAGTGTGCTGCCGCTGGACGCCGATCCGGCCTGA
- the cmk gene encoding (d)CMP kinase translates to MNPLAPVLTIDGPSGAGKGTISRIIARRMGWHYLDSGALYRAVGVAASWADIDTSDASALVRCTFDTHVQFVEQGESMRVMVNGTDATDELRLETTGALASAIAAIPEVRAALKERQRAFRELPGLVADGRDMGTVIFKDAPYKVFLTASAEERAERRHKQLKDKGVSVNFDDLLREIMARDARDAQRTVAPLKPADDAVLIDTTGIGIDDVVARVMDLLPVPAA, encoded by the coding sequence ATGAATCCACTCGCTCCCGTCCTGACCATCGACGGCCCTTCAGGGGCTGGCAAGGGTACCATCAGCCGCATCATCGCGCGCCGGATGGGCTGGCATTACCTGGATTCGGGCGCGCTGTACCGCGCAGTGGGCGTGGCCGCGAGCTGGGCAGACATCGACACCTCCGACGCCTCGGCGCTGGTGCGCTGCACCTTCGACACCCATGTTCAGTTTGTTGAACAGGGTGAGTCGATGCGGGTCATGGTGAACGGCACCGATGCCACCGACGAGCTGCGCCTGGAGACCACCGGCGCACTGGCCTCGGCCATCGCCGCCATTCCCGAGGTCCGGGCCGCCCTGAAGGAGCGCCAGCGCGCATTCAGGGAGCTGCCCGGCCTGGTTGCCGACGGTCGCGACATGGGCACGGTGATCTTCAAGGACGCCCCCTACAAGGTCTTCCTGACCGCCAGTGCCGAGGAGCGCGCCGAGCGCCGGCATAAGCAGTTGAAAGACAAGGGGGTTTCTGTTAACTTTGATGACCTCCTGCGCGAGATCATGGCCCGCGACGCCCGTGATGCTCAGCGTACCGTGGCGCCCCTGAAGCCGGCAGACGATGCTGTCCTCATCGACACCACAGGCATCGGCATCGATGATGTCGTTGCCCGAGTGATGGATCTGCTTCCGGTTCCGGCTGCCTGA
- the rpsA gene encoding 30S ribosomal protein S1, which translates to MTESFAELFEASQANLAKLKPGAIVSGTVVEVRGDVVVINAGLKSEGIVPIEQFRNDAGEIDVAEGDIVKVALDSIENGFGETVLSREKAKRAMVWDELEEALEKNETITGRISGKVKGGFTVDIKDVRAFLPGSLVDVRPVRDPAYLEGKELEFKLIKLDRKRNNVVVSRRAVVESEHSEEREQLMDKLQEGAILKGVVKNLTDYGAFVDLGGIDGLLHITDMAWKRVRHPSEVVNVGDELDVRVLKFDRERNRVSLGLKQLGEDPWDNIGRRYPANSRVFGKVSNVTDYGAFVEIEPGVEGLVHVSEMDWTNKNVNPSKVVQVGDEVEVMVLDVDEERRRISLGMKQVAANPWETFAATHKKGDKVSGQIKSITDFGIFIGLDGGIDGLVHLSDISWNTTGEDVVRNFKKGDTLDAVVLAVDPERERISLGVKQLEQDPFGQYMAANPKGSKVEGVVKEVDAKGAIIELADGIEGYVSARDIANERVDDATQHLKVGDKIEAKFVGMDRKGRTLQLSIKAKDDAEMREVLEEYQSSSASSGTTQLGALLRAQLNGNKSE; encoded by the coding sequence ATGACCGAATCATTTGCCGAACTGTTTGAAGCCAGCCAGGCCAACCTGGCCAAGCTGAAGCCGGGCGCCATCGTCAGCGGTACCGTTGTTGAAGTCCGCGGCGACGTCGTGGTGATCAACGCTGGCCTGAAGTCCGAAGGCATCGTGCCGATCGAACAGTTCCGTAACGACGCTGGCGAAATCGACGTCGCCGAAGGCGACATCGTCAAGGTCGCCCTCGACTCGATCGAGAACGGCTTCGGCGAAACCGTCCTGTCGCGCGAGAAGGCCAAGCGCGCGATGGTGTGGGACGAGCTGGAAGAAGCGTTGGAAAAGAACGAAACCATCACCGGCCGCATCAGCGGCAAGGTCAAGGGTGGTTTCACCGTGGACATCAAGGATGTCCGCGCCTTCCTGCCGGGTTCCCTGGTCGATGTGCGCCCGGTGCGCGATCCGGCCTACCTGGAAGGCAAGGAACTCGAGTTCAAGCTCATCAAGCTGGACCGCAAGCGTAACAACGTCGTGGTCTCGCGCCGCGCTGTCGTCGAAAGCGAGCACTCGGAAGAGCGCGAGCAGCTGATGGACAAGCTGCAGGAAGGCGCGATCCTGAAGGGTGTCGTCAAGAACCTGACCGATTACGGCGCGTTCGTGGACCTGGGCGGTATCGACGGCCTGCTGCACATCACCGACATGGCGTGGAAGCGCGTGCGTCACCCGTCGGAAGTCGTGAACGTCGGCGACGAGCTGGACGTCCGCGTGCTGAAGTTCGACCGCGAGCGCAACCGCGTTTCGCTGGGCCTGAAGCAGCTGGGCGAGGATCCGTGGGACAACATCGGCCGTCGTTACCCGGCCAACAGCCGCGTCTTCGGCAAGGTCTCCAACGTCACCGATTACGGTGCGTTCGTTGAGATCGAGCCGGGCGTCGAAGGCCTGGTGCACGTCTCCGAGATGGATTGGACCAACAAGAACGTCAACCCGTCCAAGGTTGTCCAGGTTGGTGATGAAGTCGAAGTGATGGTGCTGGACGTCGATGAAGAGCGTCGCCGTATCTCGCTGGGCATGAAGCAGGTTGCCGCCAATCCGTGGGAAACCTTCGCTGCCACCCACAAGAAGGGTGACAAGGTGTCGGGCCAGATCAAGTCGATCACCGACTTCGGCATCTTCATCGGCCTGGACGGCGGCATCGACGGCCTGGTCCACCTGTCCGACATCAGCTGGAACACCACCGGCGAAGACGTCGTTCGCAACTTCAAGAAGGGCGATACCCTGGACGCCGTCGTCCTGGCTGTCGATCCGGAGCGCGAGCGCATCTCCCTGGGCGTGAAGCAGCTGGAGCAGGATCCGTTCGGCCAGTACATGGCTGCCAATCCGAAGGGCTCCAAGGTTGAAGGCGTGGTGAAGGAAGTCGACGCCAAGGGCGCGATCATCGAGCTGGCTGACGGCATCGAAGGTTACGTCTCGGCTCGCGACATCGCCAACGAGCGCGTTGACGACGCCACCCAGCACCTGAAGGTCGGCGACAAGATCGAAGCCAAGTTCGTGGGCATGGACCGCAAGGGCCGTACCCTGCAGCTGTCGATCAAGGCCAAGGATGACGCGGAAATGCGCGAAGTGCTGGAGGAATACCAGTCCTCTTCGGCTTCGAGCGGCACCACCCAGCTGGGCGCGCTGCTGCGTGCACAGCTGAACGGCAACAAGTCCGAGTAA
- a CDS encoding MraY family glycosyltransferase, with protein MPWLVMGALLGLALLSAGLTWAARGYALRQQLMDQPGERRSHSVATPRGGGIAIVISLLVTAGAAMWVWPESTPSLLVASLGLVLVAGIGWWDDHRPLPAMRRLLVHFIAAALLAALVKVHGGSWLLAGLVLVFTASLINIWNFMDGINGIAASQAIVVALGLAPVLPWPYSLAAVALGLACLGFLPFNFPRARIFMGDVGSGALGYAVAVVLAIAAVRTGINWILLLVPASAFLVDAGFTLAARIISGQRWMEPHTQHVYQRAVQAGASHAQVTGMYFALGLFSITVLNVCSKLQPRWEAVVAIAWFSALSVLWLFLRNGLRHRQGIT; from the coding sequence ATGCCGTGGCTCGTGATGGGCGCGCTGCTGGGGCTGGCCCTGCTGAGTGCGGGGCTGACCTGGGCGGCACGGGGTTATGCCCTGCGCCAGCAACTGATGGACCAGCCCGGCGAGCGTCGCAGCCATAGCGTGGCGACGCCGCGCGGTGGTGGTATCGCCATCGTCATCAGCCTGCTGGTCACCGCCGGTGCAGCGATGTGGGTCTGGCCTGAATCGACACCGAGCCTGCTGGTGGCCAGCCTGGGCCTGGTTCTGGTGGCGGGCATCGGCTGGTGGGACGACCACCGGCCGTTGCCGGCCATGCGCCGCCTACTGGTGCACTTCATTGCCGCCGCGCTGCTGGCCGCCCTGGTCAAGGTGCACGGTGGAAGCTGGTTGCTGGCCGGGCTGGTGCTGGTATTCACCGCCTCGTTGATCAACATCTGGAACTTCATGGATGGCATCAACGGTATTGCCGCCAGCCAGGCCATTGTTGTCGCACTGGGTCTGGCGCCGGTGCTGCCCTGGCCGTACTCGCTGGCGGCGGTGGCACTGGGCCTGGCCTGCCTGGGTTTTCTGCCATTCAATTTCCCGCGGGCCCGGATCTTCATGGGTGATGTCGGAAGTGGCGCGCTGGGCTATGCAGTCGCCGTCGTCCTGGCCATCGCTGCGGTGCGTACCGGCATCAACTGGATCCTGCTGCTGGTGCCGGCTTCGGCGTTCCTCGTGGACGCGGGCTTCACACTGGCGGCGCGCATCATTTCCGGACAACGCTGGATGGAACCCCATACCCAGCACGTCTACCAGCGGGCGGTGCAGGCAGGAGCCAGCCACGCCCAGGTGACAGGGATGTACTTTGCTTTGGGCCTGTTCAGTATTACAGTGCTTAATGTCTGCTCCAAGTTGCAGCCGAGGTGGGAGGCTGTCGTGGCGATCGCGTGGTTCAGTGCGCTGAGCGTCCTTTGGCTCTTCCTGCGCAATGGATTGCGTCACCGACAAGGAATTACCTGA
- a CDS encoding TraB/GumN family protein: MNEPMTETLSETGDDLFAGQPVRVVERDGVRYTLLGTAHVSRASVEAVEKAIDSGRFDAVAVELDPQRLQALSDPDTLAKLDLVEVIRKGRVALFAANLALSAYQRRLAEQLDIEPGAELKRAVELARERNLPVHLIDREVGLTFRRASQRLGFFGKLKLVAGLGAGLFSSEEVGENEIEKLKQGDMLESSFGEFASESPALYETIIGERDRYMATRLREEHDPQQREVLAVVGAGHLAGLARYLETDTEAPAPLRAELEAVPKKRNIPWFTLGILAIVATGIGVGFYRGGLGVGTELLATWAMYTGGLAGLGCLLAGGHPLSILTAIAVAPFKPFRLSIPTGAFSALVEARLRKPAYEDFLKLRDDAQSLKGWYRNRVTRVVLTFMLTNIGSMLGLWLTTFKVWGKVAG; the protein is encoded by the coding sequence ATGAATGAACCCATGACCGAAACCCTTTCCGAGACCGGCGACGACCTGTTCGCCGGCCAGCCGGTGCGCGTCGTCGAACGCGACGGCGTACGCTACACCCTGCTGGGCACCGCCCATGTTTCGCGCGCCAGCGTTGAAGCCGTGGAGAAAGCGATCGACAGTGGCCGTTTCGATGCGGTGGCCGTTGAACTGGACCCGCAACGCCTGCAGGCGCTGAGCGATCCGGACACGCTGGCCAAGCTCGACCTGGTCGAGGTGATCCGCAAGGGCCGCGTCGCCCTGTTCGCCGCCAACCTGGCCCTGTCCGCCTACCAGCGCCGCCTGGCCGAACAGCTCGACATTGAGCCCGGCGCCGAGCTGAAGCGTGCGGTGGAGCTGGCGCGCGAACGCAACCTGCCGGTGCACCTGATCGACCGCGAAGTCGGCCTGACCTTCCGTCGTGCCTCGCAGCGGCTGGGCTTCTTCGGCAAGCTGAAGCTGGTCGCCGGGCTTGGCGCCGGCCTGTTCTCGTCCGAGGAAGTGGGCGAAAACGAAATCGAGAAGCTCAAGCAGGGCGACATGCTGGAGTCGAGCTTCGGCGAGTTCGCCAGCGAGAGCCCGGCGCTGTACGAGACCATCATCGGCGAGCGCGACCGCTACATGGCCACGCGCCTGCGCGAGGAACACGACCCGCAGCAGCGTGAAGTGCTGGCGGTTGTCGGTGCGGGTCACCTTGCAGGCCTGGCGCGCTACCTGGAAACCGATACCGAGGCACCGGCACCGCTACGCGCCGAGCTGGAAGCGGTGCCGAAGAAGCGCAACATTCCGTGGTTCACGCTGGGCATCCTGGCGATCGTGGCGACCGGTATCGGCGTGGGCTTCTACCGCGGCGGGCTGGGCGTGGGCACCGAACTGCTGGCGACCTGGGCGATGTATACCGGCGGCCTGGCGGGCCTGGGCTGCCTGCTGGCCGGCGGCCATCCGCTGAGCATCCTCACCGCGATCGCGGTGGCCCCGTTCAAGCCGTTCCGCCTGAGCATCCCGACCGGCGCCTTCTCGGCGCTGGTGGAAGCACGCCTGCGCAAGCCGGCGTACGAGGACTTCCTCAAGCTGCGCGACGATGCGCAGAGCCTGAAGGGGTGGTACCGCAACCGCGTCACCCGCGTGGTGCTGACCTTCATGCTGACCAACATCGGCAGCATGCTCGGCCTGTGGCTGACCACGTTCAAGGTGTGGGGCAAGGTCGCTGGTTGA
- a CDS encoding LapA family protein — MKVFRLLVLLAVLILGLIIGAVNMTAMSINLLFTQLNTSVGVALIAALLIGVIVGAGLVLVSVVIPLYGQLRRANKSVAATPAAGVSPQSFDGR; from the coding sequence ATGAAGGTCTTTCGTCTGCTGGTCCTGCTGGCGGTCCTGATCCTTGGGCTGATCATTGGTGCGGTCAACATGACCGCGATGTCGATCAACCTGCTGTTTACCCAGTTGAATACCTCTGTCGGCGTGGCGCTGATCGCGGCCCTGCTGATCGGTGTCATCGTCGGTGCCGGCCTGGTACTGGTGAGCGTGGTCATTCCGCTCTACGGTCAGCTGCGCCGTGCCAACAAGTCCGTGGCGGCAACGCCGGCTGCGGGTGTTTCCCCCCAATCTTTTGATGGACGCTGA
- a CDS encoding carbon-nitrogen hydrolase: MNSRSPLTVALIQERNHGDAAANLAVIEARVAEAAAQGAKLVLLQELHNGPYFCQHESVDEFDLAEPIPGPSTERLGALAKKHGVVLVGSLFERRAAGLYHNTAVVFEKDGTLLGKYRKMHIPDDPGFYEKFYFTPGDIGFKPIDTSVGRLGVLVCWDQWYPEAARLMALAGAELLLYPTAIGWDPDDVQDEKTRQRDAWVLSHRGHAVANGLPVLSCNRVGHEASPLGASGIQFWGNSHVLGPQGEFLAEAGTEATVLLCDVDLQRSEHVRRIWPFLRDRRIDAYGDLLKRYID, from the coding sequence ATGAACTCGCGCAGCCCCCTTACCGTCGCCCTGATCCAGGAGCGCAACCACGGTGATGCCGCCGCCAACCTGGCGGTGATCGAAGCACGCGTGGCCGAGGCGGCTGCGCAGGGCGCGAAACTGGTGCTGCTGCAGGAACTGCATAACGGTCCGTACTTCTGCCAGCACGAATCGGTGGACGAATTCGACCTGGCCGAACCGATTCCGGGCCCGAGCACCGAGCGCCTGGGTGCGCTGGCGAAGAAGCATGGCGTGGTGCTGGTCGGCTCGCTGTTCGAGCGCCGCGCTGCCGGCCTATACCACAACACCGCGGTGGTGTTCGAGAAGGACGGTACGCTGCTCGGCAAGTACCGCAAGATGCACATCCCGGACGATCCGGGCTTCTACGAGAAGTTCTACTTCACCCCGGGCGACATCGGCTTCAAGCCGATCGATACCTCGGTCGGTCGCCTTGGCGTGCTGGTGTGCTGGGACCAGTGGTACCCGGAAGCGGCGCGCCTGATGGCGCTGGCCGGTGCCGAGCTGCTGCTCTACCCCACCGCGATCGGCTGGGACCCGGACGACGTGCAGGACGAGAAGACCCGCCAGCGCGATGCCTGGGTGCTGAGCCACCGCGGCCACGCCGTGGCCAACGGCCTGCCGGTGCTGAGCTGCAACCGCGTCGGCCACGAGGCCTCGCCGCTGGGCGCGTCGGGCATCCAGTTCTGGGGCAACAGCCACGTGCTGGGTCCGCAGGGTGAGTTCCTGGCCGAAGCCGGCACCGAGGCCACCGTGCTGCTGTGCGATGTCGACCTGCAGCGCAGCGAGCACGTGCGCCGCATCTGGCCGTTCCTGCGCGACCGTCGCATCGACGCGTACGGTGACCTGCTCAAGCGCTACATCGACTGA
- a CDS encoding GNAT family N-acetyltransferase has protein sequence MAVLIRDAGPADIAAITAIYAVEVTDFVNTYEYDIPDASEMLRRMRDIIDRGFPYLVAEIDGQVAGYAYANTYRTRVAYQWTVENSVYVDAAFQGKGVGTGLLQALIDACVARGYRQMVAVIGEPTNTASIKLHERFGFELVGVFRGLGRKHGRWLDTVQMQRALGDGADTAPSNE, from the coding sequence ATGGCCGTCCTCATCCGTGATGCCGGCCCGGCCGACATCGCCGCGATCACCGCGATCTACGCGGTGGAAGTGACCGACTTCGTCAACACCTACGAGTACGACATCCCGGACGCGTCCGAGATGCTGCGCCGCATGCGCGACATCATCGACCGCGGCTTCCCCTACCTGGTTGCCGAGATCGACGGCCAGGTCGCCGGCTATGCCTACGCCAACACCTACCGCACCCGCGTTGCCTACCAGTGGACCGTGGAGAACTCGGTCTACGTCGATGCCGCGTTCCAGGGCAAGGGTGTTGGCACGGGCCTGCTGCAGGCCTTGATCGATGCCTGCGTGGCGCGCGGCTACCGGCAGATGGTGGCCGTGATCGGCGAACCGACCAACACCGCTTCAATCAAGCTGCACGAACGCTTCGGCTTCGAGCTGGTGGGCGTGTTCCGTGGCCTCGGCCGCAAGCATGGCCGCTGGCTGGATACCGTGCAGATGCAGCGCGCGCTCGGCGATGGCGCCGACACCGCACCTTCCAATGAATGA
- the lapB gene encoding lipopolysaccharide assembly protein LapB, producing the protein MDFVTEWLWFFLFVPLAALAGWVIGRRGGQRHGDNQVSRLSSTYFRGLNYLLNEQPDKAIELFLHIAELDKETFETQVALGHLFRRRGEVDRAIRLHQGLVNRHDLSDAQRVQALLALGEDYMKSGLLDRAETVFTELAQLDQRAPQALKHLIGIYQAERDWEKAIDNATRFEDVTGEPMGKLIGQFECELAERFRGAGKLEEARAAIARAYQADAMSVRAGIIEGRLETDAGNAEAAVRAFERAARNDPEYLPELLPALMENYRKVGDLGGARAFLSEMTEHYRGIAPVLALTRLMEEQEGVAPARAYLGRQLKDRPSVRGESALIDLTLAEGADSTATLHDLKHITDQLLVRNPAYRCTRCGFGARTHHWQCPSCKEWGTVKPLLNYAVL; encoded by the coding sequence ATGGATTTCGTCACCGAGTGGCTGTGGTTTTTCCTGTTCGTTCCGCTGGCCGCACTGGCCGGGTGGGTGATCGGCCGGCGTGGTGGCCAGCGCCACGGTGACAACCAGGTCAGCCGCCTGTCCAGCACCTACTTCCGTGGCCTGAACTACCTGCTCAACGAGCAGCCGGACAAGGCCATCGAACTGTTCCTGCACATCGCCGAGCTGGACAAGGAAACCTTCGAGACCCAGGTCGCGCTGGGCCACCTGTTCCGCCGCCGCGGTGAAGTCGACCGCGCCATCCGCCTGCACCAGGGGCTGGTCAACCGCCACGACCTGAGCGACGCGCAGCGCGTGCAGGCCCTGCTGGCGCTGGGCGAGGACTACATGAAGTCCGGCCTGCTGGACCGCGCAGAGACCGTGTTCACCGAGCTGGCACAGCTCGACCAGCGCGCCCCGCAGGCGCTCAAGCACCTGATCGGCATCTATCAGGCCGAGCGTGACTGGGAAAAGGCGATCGACAACGCCACCCGCTTCGAAGACGTCACCGGCGAGCCGATGGGCAAGCTGATCGGGCAGTTCGAATGCGAACTGGCTGAACGCTTCCGCGGTGCCGGCAAGCTGGAAGAGGCGAGGGCGGCGATCGCCCGCGCCTACCAGGCCGACGCCATGTCGGTGCGCGCCGGCATCATCGAAGGTCGCCTCGAGACGGATGCGGGCAACGCTGAAGCCGCGGTGCGTGCATTCGAACGTGCCGCGCGCAACGACCCCGAGTACCTGCCCGAGCTGCTGCCGGCGTTGATGGAAAACTATCGCAAGGTCGGCGACCTGGGCGGCGCACGTGCGTTCCTGTCGGAAATGACCGAACACTACCGTGGCATCGCCCCGGTGCTGGCCCTGACCCGGCTGATGGAAGAGCAGGAGGGCGTGGCTCCGGCCCGGGCCTACCTTGGCCGCCAGCTCAAGGATCGTCCGTCGGTGCGTGGCGAATCCGCGCTGATCGACCTGACCCTGGCCGAGGGCGCCGATTCCACTGCGACCCTGCATGACCTCAAGCACATCACCGACCAGCTGCTGGTGCGCAATCCCGCTTACCGCTGCACCCGTTGCGGGTTCGGTGCGCGCACCCACCATTGGCAGTGCCCGAGCTGCAAGGAATGGGGTACGGTCAAGCCACTGCTGAACTACGCGGTGCTCTGA
- a CDS encoding agmatine deiminase family protein → MNQTLRFPAEWEAQSGVLIAWPTADTDWADRLGQVEETYIALVAAITRFQPVLICVADDDVETYAEMRLRSNRIDMDKVHFTTAAYDDTWLRDSGPITLRRADGGFQLLDFRFTGWGGKFDATLDDQLVGVLDQAGVFNDAPVRSIPFALEGGGIETDGEGTLLTTWKCLHERHPDRDRASLSADLADWLQQDRVLWLDHGYLEGDDTDAHIDTLARFASADSIVYQACDDESDSHYAELQAMGNELAALRTKDGQPYRLFPLPWAQPVIDEGRRLAASYANYLIVNGAVLMPAYGDPADDLARDVLAQAHPGREIVQVPCRSLIWQNGSLHCITMQLPAGLLKA, encoded by the coding sequence ATGAACCAGACCCTTCGTTTTCCTGCCGAGTGGGAAGCCCAGAGCGGCGTCCTGATTGCCTGGCCCACCGCCGATACCGACTGGGCTGACCGCCTGGGCCAGGTGGAAGAGACCTACATCGCCCTGGTCGCGGCCATCACCCGCTTCCAGCCGGTGCTGATCTGCGTGGCCGACGATGATGTGGAGACCTACGCCGAGATGCGGCTGCGCTCCAACCGCATCGACATGGACAAGGTCCACTTCACCACGGCGGCCTACGACGATACCTGGCTGCGCGATTCCGGCCCGATCACCCTGCGCCGTGCCGACGGCGGGTTCCAGCTGCTGGATTTCCGCTTCACCGGCTGGGGCGGCAAGTTCGACGCCACCCTGGATGACCAGCTGGTGGGCGTGCTCGACCAGGCCGGTGTGTTCAACGATGCGCCGGTGCGCAGCATTCCGTTCGCACTGGAAGGCGGCGGCATCGAAACCGACGGCGAAGGCACCCTGCTGACCACCTGGAAGTGCCTGCACGAGCGCCACCCGGACCGCGACCGCGCCAGCCTGAGCGCCGACCTGGCCGATTGGCTGCAGCAGGACCGCGTACTGTGGCTGGACCACGGTTATCTGGAAGGCGACGACACCGACGCGCATATCGACACCCTCGCCCGCTTCGCCTCGGCTGACAGCATCGTCTACCAGGCCTGCGACGACGAGAGCGACTCGCACTACGCCGAACTGCAGGCGATGGGCAATGAGCTTGCGGCGCTGCGTACCAAGGATGGCCAGCCGTACCGCCTGTTCCCGCTGCCGTGGGCACAGCCGGTGATCGACGAAGGCCGCCGCCTGGCTGCGTCGTACGCGAACTATCTGATCGTCAATGGCGCAGTGCTGATGCCGGCCTACGGCGATCCGGCCGACGACCTGGCCCGCGACGTGCTGGCCCAGGCGCACCCGGGCCGCGAGATCGTGCAGGTGCCCTGCCGTTCGCTGATCTGGCAGAACGGCAGCCTGCACTGCATCACCATGCAGCTGCCGGCAGGGTTGCTGAAGGCATGA
- the ykgO gene encoding type B 50S ribosomal protein L36, translating into MKVLSSLKSAKARHRDCKVVRRRGKIFVICKSNPRFKARQR; encoded by the coding sequence ATGAAAGTCCTGTCCTCCCTGAAGTCGGCGAAGGCCCGTCACCGTGACTGCAAGGTCGTGCGTCGTCGTGGCAAGATCTTCGTCATCTGCAAGTCGAACCCGCGTTTCAAGGCGCGTCAGCGCTAA